In one window of Gemmatimonadaceae bacterium DNA:
- a CDS encoding polysaccharide biosynthesis tyrosine autokinase: MSGRDLRAIPARTIEEQRLKRQVEVAADMYKNLDLEAAKAKLAEAATIPDVSVLDSAVAPLAPTRNTAPVIILGAVGAALALAIVLAILLDQLDKRFRYPEQATEDLGLFILGVVPVANLKSKRGAADSAAHVVEAFRTIRMNVRYAADPGRPLTMTITSPGPNDGKSLISANLALSFAESGARTLLIDGDIRRGELSKTFATPHRPGLVEYLDGTALIAEVLHPAASHPNLTIMPGGARRRRAPELLATPRLNQLFGQMAAEYDVVIVDSPPLGAGFDAYALATATGNMALVLRAGVTDRKMAAAKMAVVDTLPVRVMGAVLNGIKLTGVYQYYSYYQDYAAHDEVSTERLPTSSGKQVTVRTGGD; the protein is encoded by the coding sequence GTGAGTGGACGCGACCTCAGGGCCATCCCGGCTCGCACCATCGAGGAACAGCGCCTCAAGCGCCAGGTCGAGGTCGCGGCCGACATGTACAAGAACCTCGATCTCGAGGCGGCAAAGGCGAAGCTGGCCGAGGCGGCGACGATTCCCGACGTCAGCGTGCTCGACTCTGCCGTGGCTCCGCTCGCGCCCACGCGCAATACTGCGCCCGTCATCATCCTGGGTGCGGTGGGCGCCGCGCTCGCCCTCGCGATCGTGCTCGCCATCCTGCTCGATCAGTTGGACAAGCGCTTTCGCTATCCGGAACAGGCGACCGAAGACCTGGGACTGTTCATTCTCGGTGTGGTGCCGGTGGCGAATCTCAAGTCGAAGCGCGGAGCGGCGGATTCGGCAGCACACGTCGTCGAGGCGTTTCGGACGATTCGCATGAATGTGCGCTACGCGGCCGATCCCGGCCGTCCGCTGACCATGACGATCACGAGTCCGGGACCGAATGACGGCAAATCGCTGATCTCGGCGAATCTCGCGCTGTCCTTCGCCGAATCGGGTGCCCGCACCTTGCTGATCGATGGCGACATCCGCCGCGGCGAGCTCTCGAAGACCTTTGCCACACCGCACCGCCCGGGACTCGTCGAGTATCTCGATGGAACGGCGCTCATCGCCGAAGTGCTCCACCCTGCCGCGTCGCACCCCAACCTGACGATCATGCCCGGTGGAGCGCGTCGTCGTCGGGCGCCGGAACTGCTGGCGACGCCGCGCTTGAATCAACTCTTCGGCCAGATGGCGGCCGAATACGACGTTGTCATCGTGGACTCGCCGCCCCTCGGTGCGGGCTTCGATGCGTACGCCCTGGCCACCGCAACGGGTAACATGGCGTTGGTGCTGCGGGCCGGCGTGACCGATCGTAAGATGGCGGCCGCGAAGATGGCGGTCGTCGATACGCTGCCCGTGCGCGTCATGGGCGCGGTGCTCAATGGCATCAAGCTGACCGGAGTCTACCAGTACTACTCGTACTATCAGGATTATGCGGCGCACGACGAAGTGTCGACCGAGCGACTGCCGACCAGTAGCGGCAAGCAAGTGACCGTCCGTACCGGTGGGGACTGA
- a CDS encoding sigma-54-dependent Fis family transcriptional regulator, which translates to MPHAMTDAFLSEPTPNKIPDRGTGLRILVVDDDRTLREGCASVLQMDGHAVTSSGRGEEALELVRRRRFDIVLVDLYMSPVTGMEILKAAVEAHKGIIVVVMTGNPSVASSIEALRAGAWDYLPKPFSASHLQVLVGRAAHAVNSAKDTREIKPSLVTQSGSGEAMSLLGVSPSFRKAVDLAQKVAGTDASVMISGESGTGKEMIAQFIHKHSRRTNRKLVPINCAALPENLLESEMFGYRKGAFTGADRDKPGLLEVANGGTLFLDELTEMTMPLQAKLLRVLQDGVVRRLGSETQDAVVDVRFISATNRDPQEAVQQGILREDLFYRLRVVPIKLPPLRKRLEDIPLLAEFFLTRSWERHRPGGSPRCRYSRRKR; encoded by the coding sequence ATGCCCCACGCAATGACCGACGCCTTCCTTTCTGAACCCACGCCTAACAAGATCCCTGACCGGGGGACGGGGCTGCGGATCCTGGTGGTGGATGACGACCGCACCCTTCGTGAAGGGTGTGCCTCGGTGCTTCAGATGGACGGGCATGCCGTGACGTCGTCGGGGCGGGGCGAGGAGGCGCTGGAACTGGTGCGTCGCCGCCGTTTCGACATCGTGCTGGTGGACCTCTATATGAGCCCCGTCACGGGCATGGAGATCCTCAAGGCGGCCGTCGAGGCGCACAAGGGCATCATTGTCGTGGTCATGACCGGCAATCCCAGCGTGGCCTCCAGCATCGAAGCCCTGCGAGCCGGCGCCTGGGACTACCTCCCCAAGCCGTTCTCGGCCTCCCATCTTCAGGTTCTGGTGGGACGGGCCGCGCACGCAGTCAACTCCGCGAAGGACACCCGTGAAATCAAGCCCTCGCTGGTGACGCAGAGCGGCTCCGGGGAAGCCATGTCCCTGCTTGGCGTGTCGCCGTCATTTCGGAAGGCCGTCGACCTGGCACAGAAAGTCGCCGGCACCGATGCGTCCGTGATGATTTCCGGCGAAAGCGGCACCGGCAAGGAGATGATCGCGCAGTTCATTCATAAGCACAGCCGCCGGACCAATCGGAAGCTGGTGCCGATCAACTGCGCCGCGCTCCCAGAAAACCTGCTCGAATCGGAAATGTTCGGCTATCGCAAGGGCGCCTTCACCGGGGCCGACCGCGACAAGCCCGGCCTGCTGGAAGTGGCCAACGGCGGCACGCTGTTCCTGGACGAACTCACCGAAATGACCATGCCGCTCCAGGCCAAGCTCCTGCGTGTCCTGCAGGATGGCGTGGTGCGGCGCCTGGGCAGCGAAACGCAGGACGCTGTCGTCGACGTGCGGTTCATCTCGGCGACCAATCGGGATCCGCAGGAAGCCGTGCAACAAGGGATCCTGCGCGAGGATCTCTTCTATCGACTGCGCGTGGTCCCCATCAAGCTGCCGCCGTTGCGCAAGCGACTCGAGGACATCCCGCTGCTGGCCGAGTTCTTCCTGACCCGGTCGTGGGAGCGGCATCGCCCGGGTGGGTCGCCGAGATGCCGATACTCACGGCGGAAACGGTGA
- a CDS encoding citrate synthase, which translates to MTQPTTPTVPSIPDALDLRDNRTDASYSAAIRTEGPEGDTYIRAMDLRAIKREPGEFGLLSYDPAFMNTASCRSAITFIDGDKGILRYRGYPIEQLADKATFLEVAYLLRHGELPDQGQYDTWVGDITYHTYVHENIRKFLEGFRYDAHPMSMLCSATAALSSFYPQARDIHDPHQRYISIIRLMAKLPTIAAFAYRHVKGLPFIYPDNDLSYVENFLSMVARMSEPKYEGNPVFVKALEVLFILHADHEQNCSTSAVRAVGSSGVDPFSAVAAGIAALFGPLHGGANEAVLRMITEIGDKKNIPAFIEQVKSGKGEQRLMGFGHRVYKSYDPRARIVKKLADEVFAQVGMDKDLEIALELERIALSDDYFVQRKLYPNVDFYTGLIYRSMAFPTDFFTVLFGVARVSGWLAQWEEMILDKEQKIARPRQIYVGAGERPYVDALNEKFPRARKDSIRK; encoded by the coding sequence ATGACTCAGCCCACGACACCCACTGTCCCGTCGATTCCAGACGCACTCGACCTTCGCGACAACCGCACCGACGCCAGCTACAGCGCCGCCATTCGCACTGAAGGACCCGAGGGCGACACGTACATCCGCGCGATGGACTTGCGCGCTATCAAGCGCGAGCCCGGCGAATTCGGACTCCTCAGCTACGATCCGGCGTTCATGAACACCGCGTCGTGTCGCAGTGCCATCACGTTCATTGACGGCGACAAGGGAATCCTCCGCTACCGGGGCTATCCCATCGAACAGCTGGCCGACAAGGCGACGTTTCTCGAGGTGGCATACCTGCTCCGCCATGGCGAGCTGCCCGACCAGGGGCAGTACGACACGTGGGTGGGCGACATCACGTACCACACCTACGTCCACGAGAACATCCGCAAGTTCCTCGAGGGATTCCGGTACGACGCGCATCCGATGTCGATGCTGTGCAGCGCGACGGCGGCCTTGTCCAGCTTCTATCCGCAGGCGCGGGACATTCACGATCCGCACCAGCGGTACATCTCGATCATTCGCCTGATGGCGAAGCTGCCGACCATTGCCGCGTTCGCGTATCGTCACGTGAAGGGATTGCCGTTTATCTACCCCGACAATGACCTGTCGTACGTCGAGAATTTCCTGTCGATGGTGGCGCGCATGTCGGAGCCCAAGTACGAGGGCAATCCGGTGTTCGTGAAGGCGCTGGAGGTGCTGTTCATCCTGCACGCCGACCACGAGCAGAATTGTTCGACCAGCGCGGTGCGCGCGGTGGGCTCGTCGGGTGTCGATCCCTTCTCGGCGGTGGCCGCAGGGATTGCCGCGCTGTTCGGTCCTCTCCATGGCGGAGCGAACGAGGCCGTGCTGCGCATGATCACCGAGATCGGTGACAAGAAGAACATCCCCGCCTTCATCGAGCAGGTGAAGAGCGGTAAGGGCGAGCAGCGCCTGATGGGATTCGGCCATCGCGTCTACAAGAGCTACGACCCGCGCGCGCGCATCGTGAAGAAGCTGGCCGACGAAGTCTTCGCGCAGGTGGGCATGGACAAGGATCTGGAGATCGCGCTGGAACTCGAGCGCATCGCGCTGTCGGACGACTACTTCGTGCAGCGAAAGCTCTATCCGAACGTCGACTTCTACACGGGCCTCATCTACCGGTCGATGGCGTTCCCGACGGACTTCTTCACCGTCCTTTTCGGAGTGGCGCGCGTCTCGGGATGGCTCGCGCAGTGGGAAGAGATGATCCTGGACAAGGAGCAGAAGATCGCGCGTCCCCGGCAGATCTACGTGGGCGCAGGGGAGCGCCCGTACGTCGACGCACTGAACGAGAAGTTTCCGCGAGCGCGCAAGGACAGCATCCGGAAGTAG
- a CDS encoding glycosyltransferase family 2 protein, whose amino-acid sequence MDLQKPPAEVSVIIPCFNGEPFLASCIESVRRQCLAPREILVVDDRSTDASAHIAASMGTRVITNDGARGPGAARNVGLRAADGEFVAFLDADDQWTTQHLARLTAVLAASGASLACSGTAPLETFREGDRAEPPQPWETISIPGILRENLIPQSAMMASRQTLIAVGGYDESWRYSEDYELWLRLATQGHVMVRTTAVTCLRRTHATQASRAVGRMKQGAWDARLRHGLAAPSGPLADAERTARIAAMRDAFTYDLGDAWYLGHSVVKALLEQIAETQPEYRQAYVEFRKSRSPWVVARVAAWARVLIGRSRPATDL is encoded by the coding sequence GTGGATCTTCAGAAGCCACCGGCGGAAGTCTCGGTCATCATCCCGTGCTTCAACGGTGAACCGTTTCTCGCATCCTGCATCGAGTCCGTGCGCCGTCAGTGTCTTGCGCCGCGCGAAATTCTCGTGGTGGACGACCGCTCGACCGATGCCAGCGCGCACATCGCCGCGTCCATGGGCACTCGCGTCATCACCAACGACGGGGCTCGCGGGCCGGGCGCGGCCAGGAACGTCGGACTGCGCGCGGCGGACGGCGAGTTCGTGGCGTTTCTCGACGCGGATGACCAGTGGACCACACAGCACCTTGCCCGGCTGACCGCTGTGCTGGCAGCATCCGGCGCGTCACTCGCCTGCTCCGGCACCGCGCCCCTGGAGACATTTCGCGAAGGGGATCGCGCGGAGCCACCGCAGCCATGGGAGACGATCTCCATTCCCGGGATTCTGCGCGAGAACCTGATTCCGCAATCCGCCATGATGGCATCGCGCCAGACGCTGATCGCCGTCGGTGGCTACGACGAATCGTGGCGATACTCGGAGGACTACGAGCTCTGGTTACGCCTGGCGACCCAAGGGCATGTGATGGTGCGAACGACGGCCGTGACGTGCCTCCGGCGCACGCACGCGACGCAGGCCAGCCGGGCGGTCGGCCGGATGAAACAAGGGGCATGGGACGCGCGGCTCAGGCACGGACTGGCGGCACCTTCCGGCCCGCTTGCCGACGCGGAGCGAACGGCTCGGATCGCGGCCATGCGCGACGCGTTCACGTACGACCTCGGAGACGCGTGGTATCTCGGCCACAGCGTGGTCAAGGCGCTCCTCGAGCAGATCGCCGAGACGCAGCCAGAGTATCGGCAAGCGTACGTCGAATTCCGGAAGTCCCGTAGCCCGTGGGTAGTTGCACGCGTCGCCGCGTGGGCGCGCGTGCTGATTGGGCGGTCTCGGCCCGCGACCGATCTCTAG
- a CDS encoding glycosyltransferase family 2 protein gives MPNRATLPISVVIPTYNGAATLARTIATVHAQSRLPSEIIVVDDGSKDDSALIAERLGCRVIRQQNRGLCGARNAGIAAATTPWIALLDHDDVWATTKLEHQWGAHQAFPSAVLIATDARKVTPTGDVLTASFARVDDKGYERLPVDEQSGNYRLHRAAADNLHQCGWFLLPSAVLARRDILLDVGAFDERVARNEDVCCFLRMLMQGPLAFVDDPLTDWVIHGENTHLDERRMVQGRLALLDVALGEPAFLPPAYLQMLRDEEPSMCMRVGRLEMERGSLPDARHALGRAIAAGAGMRARAMWIATWLGPALLTRLMHVRHFAQDSKEQTASRHADGRES, from the coding sequence GTGCCGAATCGAGCCACTCTTCCGATCTCGGTGGTCATCCCCACCTACAACGGCGCGGCAACGCTTGCTCGTACCATCGCGACCGTGCACGCACAAAGCCGGCTGCCGTCTGAAATCATCGTCGTCGACGACGGATCGAAGGACGACAGCGCACTCATCGCGGAGCGTCTGGGCTGCCGCGTGATCCGGCAGCAGAACCGCGGATTGTGCGGCGCACGGAATGCGGGAATCGCCGCCGCCACGACGCCTTGGATTGCGCTGCTCGACCACGACGACGTGTGGGCGACCACCAAGCTGGAACACCAGTGGGGCGCGCATCAGGCATTCCCGAGCGCCGTCCTGATCGCCACCGATGCGCGCAAGGTGACACCCACCGGCGACGTGCTCACGGCGTCGTTCGCCCGCGTCGATGACAAGGGCTATGAGCGGCTGCCCGTCGACGAGCAGTCCGGCAACTACCGACTGCACCGCGCCGCTGCGGATAACCTGCACCAGTGCGGCTGGTTTCTGCTCCCCAGCGCCGTGCTGGCTCGCCGGGACATCCTGCTCGACGTCGGCGCATTCGACGAGCGAGTCGCCCGCAATGAAGACGTGTGCTGCTTCCTGCGCATGCTCATGCAGGGGCCGCTCGCCTTCGTGGACGATCCGTTGACCGACTGGGTCATTCACGGCGAGAACACGCATCTCGACGAGCGCCGGATGGTCCAGGGCCGACTCGCGCTGCTGGACGTCGCGCTGGGTGAACCGGCATTCCTGCCGCCTGCTTATCTGCAAATGCTGCGCGATGAGGAACCCTCGATGTGCATGCGCGTGGGCCGACTCGAGATGGAGCGAGGTTCGCTGCCCGATGCACGCCACGCCCTCGGCAGGGCGATCGCAGCCGGGGCCGGCATGCGGGCCCGTGCGATGTGGATTGCCACATGGCTCGGTCCGGCGCTGCTGACGCGTCTGATGCATGTCCGACACTTCGCGCAGGACTCGAAGGAACAGACCGCGTCACGTCACGCTGACGGGAGGGAGTCATGA
- the rfbA gene encoding glucose-1-phosphate thymidylyltransferase RfbA, with amino-acid sequence MTTRGIILAGGSGTRLHPVTRSVSKQLLPVYDKPMIYYPLSTLMLAGVRDMLIITTPRDAQSFRDLLGDGSDWGLTLDYAVQAAPNGLAEAFRIGRDFVGGHRSALILGDNLFYGQDLARKLQHAARRPSGATVFAYRVANPAAYGVVEFDPEGRVISIEEKPAAPKSSFAVTGVYFYDQQVCDIAASIRPSARGELEITDVNRMYLEMGQLHVEVMGRGTAWLDTGTHDSLLQAGQFVQTVEHRQGLKIAAPEEVAFRMGFIDRARLRDLAVGLGKSDYGAYLLGLADEGGHA; translated from the coding sequence ATGACGACCCGAGGCATCATTCTCGCCGGCGGTTCCGGCACCCGGTTGCATCCCGTGACGCGTTCGGTCAGCAAGCAACTGCTGCCGGTATACGACAAGCCGATGATCTACTATCCGCTGTCAACGCTCATGCTGGCCGGCGTGCGGGACATGCTGATCATCACCACCCCGCGCGATGCCCAGTCATTCCGGGACCTGCTGGGGGATGGCAGCGATTGGGGATTGACGCTCGACTATGCCGTGCAGGCCGCCCCCAACGGTCTCGCCGAGGCGTTTCGCATCGGCCGGGACTTCGTTGGCGGTCACCGGAGCGCGCTGATTCTCGGCGACAACCTGTTCTACGGACAGGACCTCGCCCGCAAGCTCCAGCATGCCGCTCGCCGGCCGTCGGGCGCGACCGTCTTCGCCTACCGGGTCGCCAACCCCGCCGCGTACGGTGTCGTCGAGTTCGATCCCGAAGGCCGCGTGATCTCCATCGAGGAGAAGCCGGCGGCGCCGAAATCGTCATTCGCGGTAACCGGTGTCTACTTCTACGACCAGCAGGTGTGCGACATCGCCGCGTCGATCCGGCCATCCGCGCGGGGAGAGCTCGAGATCACCGACGTGAACCGTATGTATCTCGAGATGGGGCAGCTGCACGTGGAGGTGATGGGGCGGGGCACGGCATGGCTCGATACCGGCACACACGATTCACTGCTGCAGGCCGGTCAGTTCGTGCAGACCGTGGAGCATCGACAAGGCCTCAAGATCGCCGCGCCGGAGGAAGTCGCTTTTCGCATGGGATTCATCGACCGGGCACGGCTGCGCGATCTTGCCGTAGGACTCGGGAAGAGCGACTACGGCGCGTATCTGCTGGGACTGGCTGACGAGGGGGGGCACGCGTGA
- the rfbC gene encoding dTDP-4-dehydrorhamnose 3,5-epimerase yields the protein MRAIDTPLPGVLIVESPVFDDARGSFVEVFHAEKFAGMGLPVHFAQDNHSRSSHGVLRGLHYQLEQPQGKLVRPITGIIFDVAIDLRRASPYFGRWTGMELVAGDGRQVWIPPGFAHGFLVLSEFADVSYKCTTTYHAASDRGIRWNDPALGIVWPLSSGRAPILSPKDATAPMLADAQLFP from the coding sequence GTGAGGGCGATCGACACCCCGTTGCCGGGCGTGCTGATCGTGGAGTCCCCGGTCTTCGACGATGCCCGGGGTTCCTTCGTGGAAGTCTTCCATGCTGAAAAGTTTGCCGGCATGGGCCTGCCCGTGCACTTCGCGCAGGACAATCACAGCCGCTCCTCGCACGGCGTGCTGCGCGGACTGCACTACCAGCTCGAACAACCGCAGGGAAAGTTGGTTCGACCCATCACCGGGATCATCTTCGATGTTGCCATCGATCTGCGCCGCGCGTCTCCGTACTTCGGGCGCTGGACCGGCATGGAGCTCGTCGCCGGCGATGGCCGGCAAGTCTGGATTCCTCCCGGATTCGCGCATGGGTTTCTCGTGCTGAGTGAATTCGCCGACGTGTCCTACAAGTGCACCACGACCTATCATGCCGCGTCGGATCGCGGCATACGCTGGAACGACCCGGCACTCGGGATCGTGTGGCCCCTCTCATCGGGACGCGCGCCCATCCTGTCGCCGAAGGACGCCACGGCGCCGATGCTGGCGGACGCCCAGCTGTTTCCGTGA
- the rfbD gene encoding dTDP-4-dehydrorhamnose reductase: protein MTLRALVLGGGGQVGRALARVAPAGIDVMSRSSHETDVRDHIAVRRAIEESGANLIINCAAFTNVDSAESSPGLAAEINAIAPGLIANEARRAGARLLHVSTDYVFDGATGIPYEPGAPTTPINVYGATKREGERALLSADPDATIVRTAWVHSGTSPCFVARAVSMLCAGTEMRVVDDQFGTPTAANHLAAALWRIAHQTNIRGVLHFTDAGVASWFDVAIAVLDSLNALGRAPAEASVVPVASASYSPAARRPPCAVLDKHSSWQSIGWTPPHWRVGVVDSVREILHA from the coding sequence GTGACCCTTCGGGCGCTGGTGCTGGGAGGCGGCGGGCAGGTCGGGCGCGCGCTCGCACGAGTGGCGCCAGCAGGTATCGACGTCATGTCGCGGAGTTCACATGAGACCGATGTGCGCGATCATATCGCCGTGCGACGGGCGATCGAGGAATCCGGCGCGAACCTCATCATCAACTGCGCCGCATTCACGAACGTCGATAGTGCCGAGTCGAGCCCCGGCCTCGCAGCCGAGATCAACGCGATCGCCCCCGGGCTGATCGCCAACGAGGCCCGCCGCGCCGGCGCCAGACTGCTTCACGTCTCGACAGACTATGTGTTCGACGGCGCGACGGGAATTCCCTACGAACCGGGCGCCCCGACCACTCCGATCAATGTCTACGGCGCCACCAAGCGCGAGGGAGAGCGTGCCCTGCTGTCCGCCGACCCGGACGCGACGATCGTGCGCACGGCGTGGGTGCACTCCGGAACGAGCCCCTGCTTCGTTGCGCGAGCCGTCTCGATGCTCTGCGCCGGCACGGAGATGCGCGTCGTCGACGATCAGTTCGGCACGCCGACGGCCGCGAACCATCTGGCCGCCGCGCTCTGGCGAATCGCCCACCAGACGAACATTCGCGGTGTGCTGCACTTCACCGATGCGGGCGTGGCCTCCTGGTTCGATGTCGCCATCGCGGTGCTCGACAGCCTGAACGCACTCGGACGTGCGCCGGCGGAGGCGAGCGTGGTTCCCGTCGCGAGTGCCTCGTATTCCCCGGCGGCACGACGCCCCCCGTGCGCGGTGCTTGACAAGCATTCCTCGTGGCAATCCATTGGTTGGACGCCGCCGCATTGGCGCGTCGGTGTCGTCGACTCCGTCCGGGAGATCCTGCATGCGTAG
- a CDS encoding Ig-like domain-containing protein, translating into MNGEKRISMLLLPLFGLMVACGDATTGVEPNAVEPASESGAPVAAAMGGLRVVTLGLNQSTVLSMSATATRTFWRTSRTSTSASWRTVDATVATVSSSGRVTGKMSGGTLVTASAGAVVDSFVVRVGTGPAPLRFSADSILLNRAGDSVVARPTDPRYAPAYSSLNSSVAAVSGAGVVRGVAAGRTSVQVTNLVGALGTLVVAVGSTTAPPSSTALSFGVDSVVLTVGQSVTKFPTGGTSAVTLTSRNTAVATVSQTGVIAGVAVGRASVLASSSTNTSAELEVIVKAAPAGTDPVSPPPPVTPPPVTPPPPTQGLSIAASVRRRTVGTGTVLVSSAIPLKAGVLAPGNGKNVHVIVGGVELQVYAEELKGRHADGTLRSVLVQFPYALTSSVAVAAQVVISSTPRSLADLAKPADDRADPAAVILPTDPTYLVTTDLVGPTVTAAEAALQLPTYGRQFDDDFVRYAEVLYTNYGDNWTENYYDRAQIYYAMWARTGNPLYWDRGTKLLLSWRRGYLEANAYGTSPHQSQVDGLGLHYLLTGDEQSRYAVTRITQIFTYFRSTIGLGTKTHGDIENRIRARVLMAHLWAWRLADNPTTLGTGSM; encoded by the coding sequence GTGAACGGAGAAAAGAGGATCTCGATGCTGCTGTTGCCGTTGTTCGGACTGATGGTGGCATGCGGAGACGCGACCACCGGGGTCGAACCGAATGCTGTCGAACCGGCTAGCGAATCAGGCGCACCGGTCGCCGCCGCCATGGGCGGACTGCGAGTAGTCACGCTTGGGCTCAATCAATCTACTGTTTTGTCGATGTCGGCAACCGCGACCCGGACGTTCTGGCGGACGAGCCGGACATCCACCAGCGCGTCCTGGCGAACGGTCGACGCCACGGTGGCGACGGTCTCGAGCAGCGGCCGTGTGACAGGCAAGATGTCGGGTGGCACACTTGTGACAGCCAGTGCCGGCGCTGTGGTGGATTCGTTCGTGGTTCGCGTTGGTACCGGGCCCGCGCCGCTTCGGTTTAGCGCCGATTCGATTCTGCTGAACCGGGCCGGCGACTCCGTCGTGGCCCGGCCGACCGACCCCCGGTATGCGCCGGCGTATTCCTCGCTCAACAGCTCGGTGGCCGCGGTCTCCGGCGCAGGTGTCGTGCGGGGAGTCGCAGCAGGGCGTACGTCGGTACAGGTCACGAACCTGGTTGGCGCGCTGGGCACGCTCGTCGTCGCCGTTGGATCAACGACCGCCCCGCCGTCGTCGACTGCGCTCAGCTTCGGCGTCGATTCCGTGGTTCTCACTGTCGGTCAGTCGGTGACGAAGTTTCCGACTGGCGGGACCTCGGCGGTGACGCTCACGTCTCGCAACACCGCGGTCGCGACCGTATCCCAGACGGGAGTGATCGCCGGAGTGGCCGTCGGCCGCGCCAGCGTGCTGGCGTCATCGTCCACGAATACCAGCGCCGAACTCGAGGTCATCGTCAAGGCTGCGCCTGCTGGCACCGATCCGGTGAGCCCGCCGCCGCCAGTCACTCCGCCGCCAGTCACTCCGCCGCCGCCAACGCAGGGCTTGTCGATCGCGGCATCGGTGCGACGCCGCACGGTGGGCACAGGAACGGTGCTCGTGTCGAGTGCGATTCCGCTGAAGGCTGGCGTCCTCGCGCCGGGCAACGGCAAGAACGTGCACGTGATCGTCGGTGGTGTCGAGCTGCAGGTCTATGCCGAGGAGTTGAAGGGACGGCATGCGGACGGCACGCTGCGCTCCGTGCTGGTGCAGTTCCCGTACGCACTCACCTCGAGCGTGGCGGTCGCCGCGCAGGTGGTGATTTCGAGCACGCCGCGCTCGCTGGCGGATCTCGCCAAGCCCGCGGATGATCGAGCGGATCCAGCCGCTGTGATCCTTCCGACAGATCCGACCTACCTCGTGACGACCGACCTGGTCGGTCCGACGGTCACTGCGGCGGAAGCGGCGCTTCAGCTTCCGACCTATGGGCGCCAGTTCGACGACGACTTCGTGCGCTACGCGGAAGTGCTGTACACGAACTACGGTGACAACTGGACCGAGAACTACTACGACCGGGCACAGATCTACTATGCGATGTGGGCACGGACCGGGAATCCCCTGTACTGGGACCGCGGCACGAAGCTGCTGCTCAGCTGGAGGAGGGGCTATCTCGAAGCCAACGCCTATGGCACGTCACCGCATCAGTCGCAGGTCGATGGGTTGGGGCTGCACTACCTGCTGACCGGTGACGAGCAGTCCCGCTACGCGGTGACCCGCATCACTCAGATCTTCACGTACTTCCGCTCGACGATCGGATTGGGCACCAAGACGCATGGGGACATCGAGAACCGGATCCGGGCGCGCGTCCTGATGGCACATCTGTGGGCGTGGCGACTGGCCGACAACCCAACGACCCTGGGGACCGGCTCGATGTGA